A genome region from Cryptococcus neoformans var. neoformans B-3501A chromosome 8, whole genome shotgun sequence includes the following:
- a CDS encoding hypothetical protein (HMMPfam hit to TAP_C, TAP C-terminal domain, score: 70.5, E(): 4.4e-18): MANNPPASSISIRGAAAAPARVVANALRGAGISARSQGMDVDGGGARGGDRPRGIERRKRSSGPLDQTGRHRPPQGGPPVDRPYGRSAPLRGTARRGARGGLSNPGRAPSGTPPGISALRQAPSKAEKDHAKSELSRKLSSAEMKAWLENRMIAPGVLDMSNLPNDEWIKSNGIFPPGHPHAPPTAGLVFWRLIDQTFQKTDKITIHTLSLANNNFSHLKQLEKLPIWLPDIRALDLSGNPINHISELDNILASGEKKGKANAGMGSLKSLVELKLNDCLFREKTLARPDGEAVYKHEILRRFPGLRILDGVSLERVIFPIERKPKVKHTEEEKAALIARPFSFPVEVRPDFFSEEAARNFAMAFCAKFFPCFDNNRTECLPAYAPNALISIAANTLTSRSAQQQVVLKSRLDRPNPVPFEPWINLPSRNFFRNATSIHQRMETLKTAADPAQLAEWWEKAVPRTEHPLTEASKWCFECWVLDSERGHVRLCLMIQGQFRELPSGTYRSFSRTFILVEAPEGSPAFNAGYPASILSDTMVVHSFFGTGAFDTTRPLGMNGVTIQPPSIPFTPSAVPAQAASGLGSGVNPSLSSISPGAGAGVGPGASSNGSSSAAAAPDPATQQSLISQISSRTGMNAQYAGMCLVQNGWDPEAAIKNFEEIKSSIPAEAFQ; this comes from the exons ATGGCCAACAACCCCCCcgcatcctccatctccatccgGGGCGCCGCAGCAGCACCCGCCCGCGTGGTCGCCAATGCCCTCCGCGGCGCCGGCATCTCCGCCAGGTCGCAGGGCATGGACGTCGACGGCGGCGGGGCTCGGGGCGGAGACAGGCCGCGGGGCAtcgagaggagaaagaggtcCTCCGGCCCCCTAGACCAG ACCGGCCGGCATCGACCGCCACAGGGCGGGCCACCTGTCGACAGACCATACGGCAGGTCCGCCCCTCTTCGCGGCACAGCCAGAAGAGGCGCACGCGGCGGTCTCTCCAACCCAGGCCGCGCACCGTCCGGCACACCCCCAGGCATCTCCGCCCTCCGACAGGCACCTTCAAAAGCCGAAAAGGACCACGCGAAATCGGAACTGTCAAGAAAGCTGTCGAGTGCAGAGATGAAAGCGTGGCTGGAAAACCGCATGATTGCCCCCGGTGTACTTGACATGTCG AACCTGCCAAACGACGAGTGGATCAAGTCGAACGGAATCTTCCCACCGGGACATCCCCATGCGCCCCCCACCGCCGGTCTAGTGTTCTGGAGACTTATCGACCAGACATTCCAAAAG ACCGACAAGATTACAATACACACCCTCTCCCTTGCCAACAACAACTTTTCCCACCTCAAACAGCTCGAAAAACTACCCATCTGGCTGCCCGACATCCGCGCTCTAGACTTGAGCGGTAATCCCATCAACCATATCTCCGAGCTCGATAATATCTTGGCGTcaggcgagaagaaggggaaagcGAATGCAGGCATGGGCAGCTTGAAGAGTCTTGTGGAGCTTAAATTGAATGACTGTCTTTTCAGGGAAAAGACACTGGCAAGACCGGACGGAGAAGCTGTTTACAAGCA TGAGATTCTCCGACGATTCCCAGGTCTAAGGATCCTCGACGGCGTCAGCCTCGAACGCGTCATCTTCCCTATCGAGCGGAAACCCAAGGTGAAGCAtacggaagaagaaaaagcggCTCTTATCGCGAGACCGTTTTCCTTTCCCGTCGAGGTCAGACCCGACTTTTTCTCTGAAGAAGCGGCGAGGAATTTCGCCATGGCTTTCTGTGCAAAGTTCTTCCCCTGCTTTGACAACAACCGCACCGAATGTCTCCCCGCGTACGCACCCAAcgccctcatctccatcgccGCCAACACCCTCACCTCCCGTTCTGCCCAACAGCAAGTCGTCCTCAAATCCCGGCTCGACCGCCCGAACCCGGTCCCCTTTGAACCGTGGATCAACCTGCCCTCACGCAACTTTTTCCGTAACGCCACCTCTATCCACCAACGCATGGAGACCCTCAAAACAGCGGCTGACCCGGCGCAGTTGGCCGAATGGTGGGAAAAGGCGGTGCCGAGGACGGAACATCCGTTGACAGAGGCCAGCAAGTGGTGTTTCGAGTGCTGGGTGCTGGATAGTGAGCGGGGGCATGTCAGGCTGTGTCTCATGATACAGGGACAGTTTAGAGAGTTGCCGTCCGGCACGTATCGGTCCTTCTCCAGGACATTTATCTTGGTGGAAGCTCCCGAGGGGTCTCC agcaTTCAACGCTGGATACCCAGCAAGTATCCTGTCAGACACCATGGTCGTGCATTCCTTTTTCGGTACCGGCGCATTCGACACAACTCGGCCGCTGGGTATGAACGGCGTCACCATCCAGCCGCCTTCTATCCCATTCACCCCTTCTGCCGTTCCTGCCCAAGCTGCTTCCGGTCTTGGTAGTGGCGTCAATCCATCATTATCCTCTATCAGTCCAGGTGCCGGTGCCGGTGTCGGTCCCGGCGCCTCGTCAAAcggatcatcatcagccGCCGCCGCGCCAGACCCCGCAACCCAACAATCACTCATCTCCCAAATCTCCTCAAGGACGGGGATGAACGCCCAATACGCGGGCATGTGTTTGGTGCAGAATGGATGGGATCCAGAAGCGGCGATCAAGAATTTTGAAGAGATCAAATCGTCGATTCCGGCCGAGGCGTTTCAGTAA
- a CDS encoding hypothetical protein (Match to ESTs gb|CF190333.1|CF190333, gb|CF186070.1|CF186070, gb|CF190334.1|CF190334), translating to MGAAQSSQPADQLIHPQEPNTSVQFSPALISRLSTPHEPTPTSTTDDVVRRRLAAESAHLRAQEADILSAISAALEKENLDREKPGMSAHVLGSDIDHIREKIERMKDKRNKEGDGVKLARQGVETCYRANGDRPLDCWKQVEAFKAEVAKLEQAFVKSLQ from the exons ATGGGCGCAGCACAGTCATCCCAGCCGGCGGACCAGCTCATCCACCCCCAGGAACCAAACACCTCTGTCCAG TTCTCCCCCGCCCTCATCTCCCGCCTATCCACCCCCCATGAACCCACGCCCACATCCACCACCGACGACGTcgtccgccgccgcctcgCCGCCGAGTCCGCCCACCTCCGCGCACAGGAAGCAGACATCCTCAGCGCCATCTCCGCCGCCCTCGAAAAGGAGAACCTCGACAGGGAAAAGCCCGGCATGAGCGCCCACGTCCTCGGCAGCGATATCGACCACATCAGGGAAAAGATCGAGCGCATGAAGGACAAGCGGAACAAGGAGGGCGACGGCGTCAAGCTCGCGCGGCAGGGTGTCGAGACGTGCTACCG GGCCAACGGCGACAGGCCACTGGACTGCTGGAAACAAGTCGAGGCGTTCAAGGCAGAGGTCGCCAAGCTCGAGCAG GCCTTTGTCAAGTCTCTTCAATAG